In one Polaribacter sp. ALD11 genomic region, the following are encoded:
- a CDS encoding sterol desaturase family protein: MQIPEIPNLIHYAIPFFIITVLIEVILTVKVKLEDYEFKDAGTSILMGLGNVAIGLLTKGVVLGLFFFIYNFYHLFEIPFSWWAWVILLFAEDLAYYWNHRIAHESRFFWASHVVHHSSKKYNLSTALRQTWTGSFYTFIFWIPLILIGFHPIMVFVQMSISLLYQYWIHTELITKMPKWFEAIFNTPSHHRVHHATNPQYLDRNHAGIFIIWDKLFGTFEPEAERPIYGLVKNIETYNPVKVAFIEWHAMFTDFSTSKISLKNRFKYLIKPPGWKHDGTSILSSHLRKEWKDKTSL; encoded by the coding sequence ATGCAAATACCAGAAATACCGAATTTAATTCATTACGCTATTCCCTTTTTTATAATAACAGTTCTTATTGAAGTTATTTTAACAGTAAAAGTAAAGTTAGAAGATTATGAATTTAAAGACGCAGGAACTTCTATTTTAATGGGGTTAGGCAACGTGGCTATTGGTTTACTTACCAAAGGAGTCGTTTTAGGTTTATTTTTCTTCATTTATAACTTTTATCATTTATTTGAAATTCCATTTTCTTGGTGGGCTTGGGTTATTCTTTTATTTGCAGAAGATCTTGCCTACTATTGGAACCATAGAATTGCACATGAAAGTAGATTTTTTTGGGCAAGCCATGTTGTGCATCATTCTTCTAAAAAATATAATTTAAGTACAGCTTTAAGACAAACTTGGACAGGTAGTTTTTATACTTTTATTTTCTGGATTCCACTAATTTTAATAGGTTTCCACCCTATTATGGTGTTCGTACAAATGTCTATTAGTTTGTTATATCAATATTGGATTCACACAGAACTTATTACCAAAATGCCAAAATGGTTTGAAGCGATCTTTAATACGCCAAGTCATCATAGAGTACATCATGCCACCAACCCACAATATTTAGATAGAAATCATGCAGGAATTTTTATTATTTGGGATAAATTATTTGGTACTTTCGAACCAGAAGCAGAAAGACCTATTTATGGTTTGGTAAAAAACATTGAAACTTACAATCCTGTAAAAGTTGCTTTTATAGAATGGCATGCAATGTTTACTGATTTTTCTACTTCAAAAATTTCTTTAAAAAATAGATTTAAATATCTAATAAAACCTCCAGGTTGGAAACATGACGGAACAAGTATTTTATCATCACACTTAAGAAAAGAGTGGAAAGACAAAACTAGTTTATAG